The uncultured Subdoligranulum sp. genomic sequence AAGGTTACCAGGTAGTCATCCCCGGCTTGATGGAAGCCCACCACGCCGACCAGTCCGGCTATCTCGGCCACCTTGACGAGCGAATGGAAATCGTATTCTTGGGAGCTGATCATCAGATTCATTGAAAACATACCCTCTATCCATTATCGCATTTGTTCCAGCATAGCACGAAAAAGCCCCGGATGCAACACCGCCAATGCGTCATTCTGCCTGGGACGGTTGCGACAACAGCTGCTCGACCAGGAAATGATATTCCGGCAACTGGGCGTCATACGGCTGGATGCGGCGAAGGAACTCTTCCCGCTCTAAAGGCGACATCTCCCAAATTTGATACTCGCGGTCGTTTTCAAGAAGGACATCGTTGCCAATTTCGGTATAGAACCTTTCGCTGATCTCTTCGGCGGACAAAATCGCATCGGCGCCCTCAAACGTATCCCGCGTGGTGTCAATGAAAAGCGCCACATAGCACTGTTTCTTGTTTGACCAGACGATCTCCACATAATCCGCCTGCTCGATATACGGCTTGAACGCGGTCAAGACCCGCTCGATCTCACGCTTCTCTTGATTCGTATACATGGTGATGCCTCCTTACGCCAAATCGGCAAAACTCAACTGCCCATCCTCGCAGGTCTTTTGCAGCGCCGGCGGCACGATGGTCAGCAGCGTCAGCGCTGCCTGCGGGTCGGTCAGCCATGGGCGTACCTGCTCGTGGGACAAAATCAGCGGCATCCGGTCGTGGATACCCTGCACCGAGGCATTGGGCTCGGTGGTCAGCACCACATAGCAGTTGGTGCCGTCCACGTTGTCGTAGATGCCCGCCAGATAGATCGGCTGCCCCGGCACCTGGAAGAAGTATTTGTGTTTGCCTGCATCCCACTCATAATAGCCGCTGGCTGGGATCACGCACCGCTGGGCGGCCATGCTGCGGCGGAACATCGGCTTGTCGCAGACTGTCTCGGCGCGGGCGTTGATCATCAGTCCGCCGCGCCAGCCCGGGATGCCCCAACGTTGGTATTCCGCCACGACCTTGTCGCCGCTGGCGATCAGCACCGGCGCGACCTGGGTAGGCGCGACGTCGCCCGCCATCGGGAAGTTCAGCTCGCCCGGGAACCGCCCGCGGCTGCGGCGCTCGGCGTCGCGGAGGATCTTTTGCATCTCGCGGCTTTCTTTGGAAGAAAACTGGTAACGGCCACACACAGGCTTCGACCCCTTTACCTGATAAGGAACAGCATCGGCAACTTATATACAATAGCTTACCCCACCACGACCCCGGCAATGCGGAACTCGTCGTTTTCCTGCACCGGGATGGGGGAATAGGCTGGGTTCAGCGAGACCAAATACACGCCATCGGCATCATATTTTAGCTTCTTGCAATAGCCCTGGTCGTTCAGCACGCACAGCACGATCTCGCCGTTCTCGGCCTGCGCGGCCTTGCGCGCCCAGACGATCTGCCCATCCGCAAAGCGCGGCGACATACTGCCGCCCGCCAGCCGCACGCCAAACTCGGCCTTGGCCGGGACGGCGTCGTCCACCTCCATCTCCTCAGCCAGATCGTCGTCCAGCCACTGGCCGGTGCCGGCGGAAGCGGGCTGCAAAAACACCGGCAGCGTGCGCAGGCGGCGCACGGCGGGATGCGCCCGGAATTCGTCCGATTGCAGCAGCAGGCGGCGATATTCCTCCAGCCGGTCCATTCCCAGCCGGTTGAGCTGCGGGCCATCCGCCTGGCTGAACAGCTCGGAGACCTCATGGTATCCCAGCGCCCGCGCCAGCGCAATGGCCTGGGTCACCTTGGGTTCGCTGTCGCCCTGCTCCCAGGCGACGAGGGTGCGGGCGGCGGCCGTTTTGCCTGCAGGCAGATAGTCCCGCATTTTGCGCACAGTCTGCTCACGGGTCAGTTTTTGCGCCTCACGCGCGGCCTTGATGCGTTCGTTCCAGCTCATAGGACGCCCTCCCTATACTTCTATGCCCTTATCATAGCATGGCCGAGAGCACAAGTCAAGCATACAATTACATGGATTTACAAAAACAATCACTTGAAATTGCCAAACAATGCAATTATAATAAAGCCAAAGGGGGTGCTGTGTATGCCGGGCCGAGCCATACTCCATATCGACGCCAACGCATTTTATGCCTCGGTCGAAATGCAGGAAAACCCCGCCTTGCGCGGCAAACGCATCGCCGTCTGCGGCAGCAAGGAGGACCGTCACGGCATCGTGCTGACCGCCAGCTACCCCGCCAAGCGGATGGGCGTGAAAACGGGCATGGCAATTTGGGAGGCGCAGCGTTGTTGCCGCGACCTCATCATCGTGCCGCCGCACTACCGCGAGTATATGCGATACAGCGGCTATATGCGGGAGATCTTGCAGGATTACACCGACCAGATCGAGGCGTTCGGCCTGGATGAGAGCTGGGCGGACGTGACCGGCAGCGTGGGGCTGCTCGGCAGCGCGATGACCATGGCGCAGGAGATCAGCGAGAGGGTCAAGCGGGAACTGGGCATCACGGTGAGTATCGGCGTTTCTGACAATAAAGTCACCGCAAAATTGGGCAGTGACTACAAAAAGCCAGACGCCATCACCCGCATCGAAGCAGATAACTACAAGGAGATCGTCTATCCGTTGCCGGTGCAGGACCTGCTCTATGTGGGGCGTGCAACGCAACGTAAACTGAACAGCTATGGCATCCGCACGATCGGCCAGCTGGCGCAGACCGACCCCGGGACGCTGCACGGCTGGTTTGGCAAGGTGGGGTATTCGCTGTCCGCGTTCGCCCGCGGGCTGGATGCCTCGCCGGTGGCGAAGCAGGACCATGTGGCGGCGGTCAAGAGCGTGGGCAATAGCGGCACCACGCCGCGGGATCTCGTCAACGATGAGGATGTCTGGCTGATGCTGCTGGTCATGGCCGAGAGCGTCGCCATGCGGATGCGGGAACTGAACATGAAATGTACGGTGGTGGAGGTCAGCGTCCGGGACTGTGACCTGAACGGGTTTGTCCGGCAGCGTAAGATCGAAACGCCCACGAGCAGCAGTCTGGAAATCGCGCAGGTGGCGTTCGACCTATTCAAAAGCAACTACCGCTGGAGTAAGCCGCTGCGGGGCGTCGGGGTGCGTGGGGCCTCGCTGGTGCCGGCGGACACGCCGGTGCAGTTGGGCTTTTTCAGCAACGCCGAGAAGCGCGAAAAGCTCGAACGGCTGGACAAGGCGGTGGATGGCGTGCGCGAACGGTACGGGTACACCAGCGTCCAGCGGGCGCGAATTTACACCGACCGCGGGCTGGGGGCGATCAACCCCAAGGACGACCACACGGTGCATCCGGTGGGGTTCTTTAACGCAGGATAATTGAATTTTTGACAGATGACAGGGAGGTGCAGCGCAATGTCACGCAAGATCATTGGACGCGAAAAGCGGTATGTGGAAGTGGATGTCCGCTTTGAGCCGGACGGCCACCTGCGGCCGCTGGCGATCCGCTTCAGTCCGGAGCAGGTGTACAAGATCGAAAAGATCAAGGATGTCAGCCGCCGCGCCGCCGAGGTGGGCGGCGTGGGAGATCGGTATGTCTGTGTGATCCACGGGCGGGAGACCAATCTGTGGATGGAGAAGGGACGTTGGTTTGTGGAGGCCAAGCTCGTGGCCGTTGATAGATAGTCCGCCTTGGTGGAAAACAGACCGTGGACATGGTAGAATAAGGGCACCTAAAGTTTTTAAGGGCGTGGTGATGTAAAATCAGCAGCAAAAACCATAAGCGAATCGGAGGCCGGCTGCTTCAGATGGATAAACAGTTCCGAAACTTGAAGCAAAGGCAGAAAGAGAAAATCAATACATGGTTGTTCGAAGAATACCGCCGTGTATGGCTGGAGATCGGCCATGAACCGCAGCCCCGTTATAACCAGCAGATATTGTCTGCCGTCATGGAGAAAATCGAAGCGGCCGGGATCTGGATTCCAGATGGGGAAGTGGAGCGGTATTTTTATCGGCGAAAGGCCCACTATAGAAACCGCTTTAACAAACAGATGCAAGCCGACGCATCGAATGCCGAAAATTCAAAGCCCGAATAAACGGCGAGAGCAACAGGGAACTGCTGCTCTCGCTGTTTGGTTTTACTGCGTTTCAATGGGGGCAATATCTACCTTGCCCTCCACCTTGTTGATGACATAATAGGCTGTCTGTTCATCCGGCTTGATGTACACGCGGCAGGAGTGGATGCCGGTCTTGTGCGTAGCCCGATAATCGGTGCGAGCCGCCTCCACAATGGCGGCGCAGTCATAGTCCTGACCGCCGACCTGAAGGTGGACGGCCACAGGCGGCGTGTGGGCCTTTTTCACGGCCTTTTTGCGGGGCGCTCTTGTCTTTTTGGGGCTTTCGACGGCGGTTGGATCAGTGGCTTGGTTGACAGGTTTACGCATACAAATCCTCCTATACGACTCGCGCAGAGTACGATTTTGTTAAGATGCTTTCAGTATAGCATATTCGGGAGAAACTGAATACAGTGCAGGAACAAAATATCTTCGTAAATCAATGAAAAGATGCGGCTGATCCGTTTATGGACCGGCCGCATCTTTTGATCTATGTCATGGCACGAAGCCTAATTTTTTGTCCGCCGCGGGCTGAGCCTAGGTTGCCTTTGGGCGGTAGAGCGGTGCCGGGATTTCGGCTCCGTTTTGTCTATGTTTATAAGATACAGGATAAATTTGACAATCGTTTGATAAGCGTTTGAAAAAACTTCAAATAGGATTTAACAAATCTGTGAACAGGGGGGAATGTGACATGATCGAACCCAAACAGAAACCGGCGGGCAAGCCCGTCCATACAGCGGAAAAAGCCCGTCTCCCGCGAACCGCGATGCGCGCCGTATGGCTGCGCACCCGCGAGGGCACCCGGCGGTTTGCGGCAGAGGAAAAGCAGGAGGGCCAGTACCGGGAAGCTGCTTCGCTGGAAGAACACGCTGTGGACACCGCTGTATCTGCGGCTGAATCCGCGGCGGAGGCAACTTTGCGCGGCGGCAAGAAATTCGCGCAGTACATCGCCCAAAACCAGAGAAAAGCCCACAGTGACGCAATAGTAGTACACGAACAAGCCTCATCGGCTGCCGCAGGAGAACCGCGCAGCCCACAGACCGGGCATACACCTTATTATAAAGGGCGCAATGGATACGCCGAACGAACTCGGCAGCCACCAGGCCGGAATGCTGTACACACCAAGACTGATATACAAGATGTTCATCAGAGCCGCCTGCGGCACGATTCTGTCTATCGTTTTAAGGTTACTACACGCAGGAAACCTCAGCCGCGCCAGGCACCCAACCCGAAAACAGCCACGGTCACAGCTCGCAAAAATGCCGACGCCAACAAGGTTCGCCAGACAGCTGCAAAAGCAGCCCGACGGGCGAAACAGGCTGCACAGGCAGCCCAGGAGGCAACCAAAAAAGTTGCCGACATCGTTATGGCTGGGCTCAAAGCTCTGTGGGCCGCCACACAGACGCTGGTGGCAGCGATTGCAGCGGGCGGTACGGCCGCGGTCGTGATTATCATAATCATCTGCATGATCGCGCTTGTCGTCGGTTCGTCGTTCGGCATTTTCTTCGCAGGGGAATCCACAGGTACCGGCATCACCATCCAAGAGGCGGTTGCCCAACTGAACAACGAATACCAGGAACGCCTTGAAGAAATCGAAGCCGACATCCCTCATGACCGTCAGGAGATCGTGTCCAACGATGGCAGCTACGCCATCGCGTGGCAGGATGTCCTGGCGGTTTTTGCCGCCCGTACCAGCGGCGCGGTGGACGGTGCGCCGGTTGCCTTTATTGACGAAGATAACCTAAACCGGCTCCGGGACATCCTGTGGGATATGAACGCGGTGGATTACCGCACAGACACAAATACCAGCGAAGTGGAAATGCCCGATGAAGATGGCAATACCACCACGACAACCGTGACAGAAACCATCCTCACCATCGAGCTCACCCACAAAACCGCCGAAGAAATGCGCGCTGAGTACGCCTTCAATGCCCGGCAAAATGAATACCTGACCCTTTTGTCAGGAGAAGACACCGCCGAATTGTGGAACCAGCTGCTGGGTGGTTTCGTTAGCGGCAGCGGGGAGGTTCTGTCGTCGGCGGGGGACTGGCAGCCGACCGGTGCCCTGCAATGGCCGCTGACGATCACCGGCACGATTACTTCACAATTTGGCTACCGCACCGACCCGATCACCGACGAGACCAGTTACCACAGCGGCACCGACATCGCCGTGCCCGAAGGCACCCCGATCCTGGCCGCCGCCGACGGCACGGTGAGCGTTGCCAACGCCCTAGACAGCTGGGGCGGCAGCTACGGCTACTACGTCAAACTCGACCACGGTAATGGCCTGGAAACCCTGTACGCTCACTGTTCCTCCATCTGCGTTACCGCCGGTCAGCAGGTCAAAGCCGGGCAGGTGATCGGCTTTGTGGGGCACACCGGGCGTGCCACCGGCGACCACTTACATTTTGAAGTGTACCAGAACGGTCAACGAACAGACGCCCTGACCTATTTTACATCCTGATTCTGTACGCCTGCCATGTCACGCCATAATGAATAAACGAATCAGCCTCAGACTGTGCATATTGACACGGTGTGAGGCTTTTTTGATGATACATATAAGAAACCGCAGTTGCGGCATACTAACACACAAA encodes the following:
- a CDS encoding LexA family transcriptional regulator, whose protein sequence is MSWNERIKAAREAQKLTREQTVRKMRDYLPAGKTAAARTLVAWEQGDSEPKVTQAIALARALGYHEVSELFSQADGPQLNRLGMDRLEEYRRLLLQSDEFRAHPAVRRLRTLPVFLQPASAGTGQWLDDDLAEEMEVDDAVPAKAEFGVRLAGGSMSPRFADGQIVWARKAAQAENGEIVLCVLNDQGYCKKLKYDADGVYLVSLNPAYSPIPVQENDEFRIAGVVVG
- the dinB gene encoding DNA polymerase IV; protein product: MPGRAILHIDANAFYASVEMQENPALRGKRIAVCGSKEDRHGIVLTASYPAKRMGVKTGMAIWEAQRCCRDLIIVPPHYREYMRYSGYMREILQDYTDQIEAFGLDESWADVTGSVGLLGSAMTMAQEISERVKRELGITVSIGVSDNKVTAKLGSDYKKPDAITRIEADNYKEIVYPLPVQDLLYVGRATQRKLNSYGIRTIGQLAQTDPGTLHGWFGKVGYSLSAFARGLDASPVAKQDHVAAVKSVGNSGTTPRDLVNDEDVWLMLLVMAESVAMRMRELNMKCTVVEVSVRDCDLNGFVRQRKIETPTSSSLEIAQVAFDLFKSNYRWSKPLRGVGVRGASLVPADTPVQLGFFSNAEKREKLERLDKAVDGVRERYGYTSVQRARIYTDRGLGAINPKDDHTVHPVGFFNAG
- a CDS encoding M23 family metallopeptidase, which translates into the protein MIEPKQKPAGKPVHTAEKARLPRTAMRAVWLRTREGTRRFAAEEKQEGQYREAASLEEHAVDTAVSAAESAAEATLRGGKKFAQYIAQNQRKAHSDAIVVHEQASSAAAGEPRSPQTGHTPYYKGRNGYAERTRQPPGRNAVHTKTDIQDVHQSRLRHDSVYRFKVTTRRKPQPRQAPNPKTATVTARKNADANKVRQTAAKAARRAKQAAQAAQEATKKVADIVMAGLKALWAATQTLVAAIAAGGTAAVVIIIIICMIALVVGSSFGIFFAGESTGTGITIQEAVAQLNNEYQERLEEIEADIPHDRQEIVSNDGSYAIAWQDVLAVFAARTSGAVDGAPVAFIDEDNLNRLRDILWDMNAVDYRTDTNTSEVEMPDEDGNTTTTTVTETILTIELTHKTAEEMRAEYAFNARQNEYLTLLSGEDTAELWNQLLGGFVSGSGEVLSSAGDWQPTGALQWPLTITGTITSQFGYRTDPITDETSYHSGTDIAVPEGTPILAAADGTVSVANALDSWGGSYGYYVKLDHGNGLETLYAHCSSICVTAGQQVKAGQVIGFVGHTGRATGDHLHFEVYQNGQRTDALTYFTS
- a CDS encoding SOS response-associated peptidase; translated protein: MCGRYQFSSKESREMQKILRDAERRSRGRFPGELNFPMAGDVAPTQVAPVLIASGDKVVAEYQRWGIPGWRGGLMINARAETVCDKPMFRRSMAAQRCVIPASGYYEWDAGKHKYFFQVPGQPIYLAGIYDNVDGTNCYVVLTTEPNASVQGIHDRMPLILSHEQVRPWLTDPQAALTLLTIVPPALQKTCEDGQLSFADLA
- a CDS encoding DUF6465 family protein, which produces MRKPVNQATDPTAVESPKKTRAPRKKAVKKAHTPPVAVHLQVGGQDYDCAAIVEAARTDYRATHKTGIHSCRVYIKPDEQTAYYVINKVEGKVDIAPIETQ